The following are from one region of the Gammaproteobacteria bacterium genome:
- a CDS encoding lyase family protein, with amino-acid sequence MTSNSTDLTSLTAISPVDGRYGSKTEALREIFSEYGLIRFRTTVEVRWLQHLAALEGVTEVPALSDEANAFLDGLVENFSVGDAQRVKDIEKTTNHDVKAVEYLLKEKAEGNAEIKKVAEFFHFACTSEDINNLSYALMLQEARDKVLYPAWDAI; translated from the coding sequence ATGACCAGCAACTCGACCGATCTCACCAGCTTGACCGCCATTTCCCCTGTCGACGGCCGCTACGGCTCGAAGACCGAAGCCCTGCGCGAGATCTTCAGCGAATACGGCCTGATCCGCTTCCGCACCACGGTCGAAGTCCGCTGGCTGCAGCACCTGGCCGCGCTGGAGGGCGTGACCGAAGTGCCGGCGCTGTCGGATGAAGCGAATGCCTTCCTGGATGGCCTGGTCGAGAACTTCTCGGTGGGAGACGCCCAGCGCGTCAAGGACATCGAGAAAACGACCAACCATGACGTCAAGGCGGTCGAGTACCTGCTGAAGGAAAAGGCCGAGGGCAATGCCGAGATCAAGAAAGTCGCGGAGTTCTTCCACTTCGCCTGCACCTCGGAAGACATCAACAACCTGTCCTATGCCCTGATGCTGCAGGAAGCGCGCGACAAGGTGCTCTACCCGGCCTGGGATGCCATCAA